One stretch of Pradoshia sp. D12 DNA includes these proteins:
- a CDS encoding flagellar assembly protein A: MDFPYKLEVSQDKMKAWIIPIGNQAQSVSDRQIDEWLVSLPIIFGIKKETKVHLLNTEQVVFPLLIAEGKLPENGQDGELKLEYTKGIDTGEQLFNFRNVMDIPSISTGDKIAAASQPTYGLFGMDIFGNEIKPKPGKRAVYKLGPNVIEHESSLYSTINGQISIVGHTIQVNPVFYVKGDLSLEVGNIDFWKCVY; this comes from the coding sequence ATGGATTTTCCATATAAACTAGAGGTTTCCCAAGATAAAATGAAGGCCTGGATTATACCTATAGGGAATCAGGCACAATCGGTTTCTGATAGACAAATAGATGAATGGCTTGTTTCTTTGCCGATTATCTTTGGCATAAAAAAGGAAACAAAAGTACATTTACTGAATACGGAGCAGGTTGTTTTTCCTTTATTGATTGCTGAAGGGAAATTACCGGAAAACGGACAGGATGGAGAATTAAAACTCGAATATACAAAGGGAATAGACACAGGGGAGCAACTGTTTAACTTCCGAAATGTAATGGATATCCCATCCATCTCTACAGGAGATAAAATTGCGGCTGCATCTCAACCAACTTATGGTCTATTTGGAATGGATATTTTCGGAAATGAAATCAAACCGAAACCAGGCAAAAGAGCCGTCTATAAATTGGGACCCAATGTCATTGAACATGAATCAAGCCTCTATTCAACGATTAACGGACAAATCAGTATAGTAGGTCATACTATACAGGTTAATCCTGTTTTTTATGTAAAAGGAGATTTGAGCCTGGAGGTAGGCAATATTGATTTTTGGAAATGTGTATATTGA
- a CDS encoding FapA family protein produces MIFGNVYIEGNIPVGYTISCGGDLKVFGMIEGSDINVGGSVIVKGGITGEKNCSIRTGGDLYALYINYANVISSGNIIIQHAILHSFVTSMKSVTCKKGHLIGGVLRAGKRVELMDAGNLHYTRTEIHIGNNDAIEMIKQDLDSRYQKMQKTLSKLSYIAVKLEEKTRLSNDKKDALLLEKQRKTKDFLVDEMKKLKQERLMLDYELQIDEELIINGACYPNLYIKMGKYSMPLNQNYQSVRFTDKGNEISVYPL; encoded by the coding sequence TTGATTTTTGGAAATGTGTATATTGAGGGCAATATACCCGTCGGTTATACGATTTCGTGCGGTGGCGATTTAAAAGTTTTCGGTATGATTGAGGGATCAGACATTAATGTTGGCGGCTCGGTTATTGTCAAGGGCGGAATTACTGGGGAAAAGAATTGCAGTATTCGAACAGGCGGAGATCTATACGCCTTATACATAAACTATGCAAATGTAATATCAAGCGGTAATATCATTATTCAACATGCTATTCTCCATAGTTTTGTAACTTCCATGAAATCTGTAACCTGTAAAAAAGGACATCTAATAGGCGGAGTTTTAAGGGCTGGCAAGAGAGTGGAACTGATGGATGCAGGGAATTTACACTATACACGTACTGAAATACATATCGGAAATAATGATGCAATTGAAATGATTAAGCAGGATTTGGATTCTCGTTATCAAAAAATGCAAAAAACACTCTCGAAACTCTCGTATATAGCTGTGAAGCTTGAAGAAAAAACAAGGTTATCGAATGACAAAAAGGATGCTCTTTTGCTGGAAAAACAAAGGAAAACAAAAGATTTTTTAGTGGATGAAATGAAAAAACTTAAGCAAGAGAGATTAATGTTAGATTATGAGCTGCAAATCGATGAGGAATTAATTATTAACGGTGCATGCTACCCTAATCTTTATATAAAAATGGGTAAGTATAGCATGCCTCTGAATCAAAATTACCAGTCAGTGAGATTTACTGATAAGGGAAACGAGATATCTGTTTATCCGCTCTAA
- the rpsB gene encoding 30S ribosomal protein S2, translated as MSVISMKQLLEAGVHFGHQTRRWNPKMKKYIFTERNGIYIIDLQKTVKKVEEAYNFVRDLAADGGTMLFVGTKKQAQDSVKEEAGRAGMYYVNQRWLGGTLTNFVTIQKRIARLKEIEKMEENGTFEVLPKKEVIQLKKEQERLEKFLGGIKDMKQIPDALFIIDPRKERIAVAEAHKLNIPIVGIVDTNCDPDEIDYVIPANDDAIRAVKLLTGKMADAILEGKQGEETAPVAEETVVEETVEAEEATTVENA; from the coding sequence ATGTCTGTAATTTCAATGAAACAACTGCTTGAAGCAGGTGTACACTTCGGGCACCAAACTCGTCGTTGGAACCCAAAAATGAAAAAATATATTTTCACGGAGCGTAATGGTATCTACATTATTGACCTTCAAAAAACGGTTAAAAAAGTAGAAGAAGCTTATAACTTCGTAAGAGACTTGGCTGCTGATGGCGGTACTATGCTTTTCGTTGGTACTAAAAAGCAAGCTCAAGATTCTGTAAAAGAAGAAGCTGGCCGTGCTGGTATGTACTATGTTAACCAACGTTGGTTAGGTGGTACATTAACAAACTTCGTAACAATTCAAAAACGTATTGCACGTCTTAAAGAAATCGAAAAAATGGAAGAAAACGGAACATTTGAAGTTCTTCCTAAAAAAGAAGTTATTCAATTGAAAAAAGAACAAGAGCGTCTTGAAAAATTCTTAGGCGGTATCAAGGATATGAAACAAATCCCTGATGCATTGTTCATCATTGACCCACGTAAAGAGCGTATCGCTGTTGCGGAAGCTCATAAATTGAATATTCCAATCGTAGGTATCGTTGATACAAACTGTGATCCGGATGAAATCGATTATGTAATCCCTGCAAACGATGATGCAATCCGTGCTGTTAAATTGCTTACTGGTAAAATGGCTGATGCTATCCTTGAAGGTAAACAAGGTGAAGAAACAGCTCCAGTTGCAGAAGAAACAGTAGTTGAAGAAACTGTTGAAGCAGAAGAAGCAACTACAGTTGAAAATGCTTAA
- the tsf gene encoding translation elongation factor Ts — MAITAQMVKELREKTGAGMMDCKKALQETSGDMDKAIDYLREKGIAKAAKKGDRIAAEGLTSIVVEGDKAVILEVNAETDFVAKNEAFQTLVKELAAHLLTNEPANVEEALTQTMTNGATVADHINAAIAKIGERITLRRFEIKTKPENGAFGAYIHQGGRISVLTIVEGTTEEAVAKDVSMHIAALNPKYVSRDQVTAEEVEHERQVLTQQALNEGKPEKIVAKMVEGRLGKYFEEICVLDQTFVKNPDQKVGQFVQANGATIVEFVRYEVGEGIEKKQDNFAEEVMSQIKKD; from the coding sequence ATGGCTATTACTGCTCAAATGGTTAAAGAATTACGTGAAAAAACTGGTGCAGGTATGATGGACTGCAAAAAAGCACTACAAGAAACAAGCGGTGACATGGATAAAGCAATCGATTACCTTCGTGAAAAAGGTATTGCGAAAGCGGCTAAAAAAGGCGATCGTATTGCTGCTGAAGGTTTAACTTCTATCGTTGTTGAAGGCGATAAAGCAGTTATCCTTGAAGTAAATGCTGAAACAGATTTCGTTGCTAAAAATGAAGCATTCCAAACTCTTGTAAAAGAATTGGCTGCACATCTTTTAACAAATGAACCTGCAAATGTTGAGGAAGCTTTAACTCAAACAATGACTAACGGTGCAACTGTTGCTGACCACATCAATGCTGCTATTGCAAAAATTGGTGAGCGCATCACTCTTCGTCGTTTTGAAATCAAAACAAAACCTGAAAACGGAGCTTTCGGAGCTTACATCCACCAAGGCGGACGTATCAGCGTATTAACTATCGTTGAAGGTACAACTGAAGAAGCGGTTGCGAAAGATGTTTCTATGCACATCGCTGCTTTAAACCCTAAATACGTATCACGTGACCAAGTTACTGCTGAAGAAGTTGAACATGAGCGTCAAGTTCTAACACAACAAGCATTAAACGAAGGAAAACCTGAAAAAATCGTTGCGAAAATGGTTGAAGGCCGTCTAGGTAAATATTTTGAAGAAATTTGTGTACTGGATCAAACATTCGTTAAAAATCCAGATCAAAAAGTTGGTCAATTTGTACAAGCAAATGGCGCTACAATCGTTGAGTTCGTACGTTACGAAGTAGGAGAAGGTATCGAGAAGAAACAAGATAACTTCGCTGAAGAAGTAATGAGCCAAATTAAAAAAGACTAA
- the pyrH gene encoding UMP kinase has product MSSVKYKRVVLKLSGEALAGAQGFGIDPTIIFSVAKQVKEVAELGVEVAVVVGGGNIWRGKTGSELGMDRATADYMGMLATVMNSLALQDSLEQQGIETRVQTSIEMRQVAEPYIRRRAIRHLEKTRVVIFAAGTGNPYFSTDTTAALRAAEIEADVILMGKNNVDGVYSADPVLDSSAVKYDELSYLDLIKDGLSVMDSTASSLCMDNDIPLIVFSIMEEGNIKRAVMGETIGTIVRGKE; this is encoded by the coding sequence ATGAGCAGCGTAAAGTATAAAAGAGTTGTATTAAAGTTAAGTGGAGAGGCACTTGCCGGTGCTCAAGGATTTGGGATTGACCCAACCATAATTTTTTCAGTTGCTAAACAAGTGAAAGAAGTTGCGGAGCTTGGTGTAGAAGTCGCAGTAGTGGTTGGTGGCGGAAATATTTGGCGCGGTAAAACAGGCAGTGAACTTGGAATGGACCGTGCAACTGCCGATTATATGGGAATGCTTGCAACAGTCATGAATTCACTTGCGCTTCAGGATAGTTTGGAACAACAAGGGATTGAGACACGTGTCCAAACATCTATTGAAATGAGACAAGTAGCTGAGCCTTATATCCGTCGCAGAGCAATCCGCCATTTAGAGAAAACACGTGTGGTTATCTTTGCTGCAGGTACTGGAAATCCGTATTTCTCTACAGATACGACAGCAGCTTTACGGGCTGCCGAAATAGAAGCAGATGTCATTCTCATGGGTAAAAATAATGTTGATGGTGTATATAGTGCAGACCCTGTATTAGATAGCAGTGCCGTAAAATATGATGAACTTTCTTATCTTGATTTAATTAAGGATGGTTTATCTGTAATGGACTCCACAGCATCATCTTTATGTATGGATAATGACATTCCACTAATTGTCTTCTCAATAATGGAAGAAGGAAATATTAAACGTGCCGTTATGGGTGAAACTATAGGTACTATTGTTAGGGGGAAAGAATAA
- the frr gene encoding ribosome recycling factor: MAKQVIDNTKEKMNKGIQAFSRELASIRAGRASASLLDRLTVNYYGAPTPVNQLGSISVPEARMLVITPYDKTILGDIEKAILKSDLGLNPVNDGNIIRLSVPALTEERRRDLVKQVKKEAEEAKVAIRNVRRDGNDDLKKLEKNGEITEDALRGYSDDVQKMTDDHIAKIDALAKDKEKEIMEV, from the coding sequence ATGGCAAAACAAGTTATAGACAATACGAAGGAAAAGATGAATAAAGGAATTCAGGCATTCTCCAGAGAATTAGCCTCTATCCGTGCAGGTCGTGCTAGTGCATCCCTTTTAGACAGATTGACTGTAAATTATTATGGAGCACCTACACCTGTAAATCAGCTTGGGTCAATCAGCGTTCCGGAAGCTCGTATGCTGGTTATTACACCTTATGACAAAACCATTCTTGGTGATATTGAAAAGGCAATTCTGAAATCTGATCTTGGACTTAACCCAGTGAACGATGGTAATATTATTCGTTTAAGTGTTCCTGCACTAACTGAAGAACGTCGTCGTGACCTTGTTAAACAAGTGAAGAAGGAAGCTGAAGAAGCGAAAGTTGCGATTCGTAATGTACGCCGTGATGGTAATGATGACCTTAAAAAGCTTGAGAAAAACGGGGAAATTACAGAAGATGCACTTCGTGGATATTCTGATGACGTTCAAAAAATGACGGATGATCATATCGCGAAAATCGATGCTCTTGCTAAAGATAAAGAAAAGGAAATCATGGAAGTTTGA
- a CDS encoding isoprenyl transferase, which produces MFGWKIVKKKGKQYSIPERIEKVKQNKIPDHIAIIMDGNGRWARKRALPRVAGHHEGMKVVRKTTKLANELGVKVLTVYAFSTENWKRPKDEVDYLLKLPEEFLGTFLPELMKENVRVQIMGDQKRLPLHTVNAVTTALDQTKDNDGLILNFALNYGSRAEILEGVKKAAADMKDGRLEESDLTEERFSEYLMTNQLMDPDLLIRTSGEIRLSNFMLWQLAYTEFYFTDVLWPDFNDHELLNAIEEFQGRSRRYGGV; this is translated from the coding sequence ATGTTTGGATGGAAGATAGTTAAGAAAAAAGGGAAACAGTATTCTATACCAGAAAGAATAGAAAAGGTAAAACAAAATAAAATACCAGACCATATTGCCATTATTATGGATGGGAATGGCCGGTGGGCAAGAAAAAGAGCACTGCCAAGAGTAGCTGGACATCATGAGGGTATGAAGGTCGTGCGTAAAACGACTAAATTAGCTAATGAATTGGGAGTTAAGGTATTAACGGTTTATGCCTTTTCAACTGAGAATTGGAAACGTCCAAAAGATGAAGTGGATTATTTGTTAAAATTACCCGAAGAATTTCTAGGAACGTTTTTGCCGGAATTAATGAAAGAAAACGTTAGGGTTCAAATTATGGGTGATCAAAAGAGACTGCCTTTGCATACTGTCAATGCAGTCACTACAGCATTAGATCAAACTAAAGATAATGATGGTCTAATTTTAAATTTTGCTCTTAATTATGGAAGCCGTGCAGAAATCCTCGAAGGCGTAAAAAAAGCCGCAGCTGATATGAAAGATGGTCGTTTGGAAGAAAGCGATTTGACAGAAGAACGATTCTCTGAGTATTTGATGACCAATCAGCTGATGGATCCGGATTTATTAATCAGAACGAGCGGCGAAATTCGACTGAGCAACTTTATGTTATGGCAATTAGCCTATACGGAGTTTTATTTTACAGATGTATTGTGGCCGGACTTCAATGACCATGAATTGCTCAATGCAATTGAAGAATTTCAGGGCAGATCGAGAAGATACGGCGGCGTATAA
- a CDS encoding phosphatidate cytidylyltransferase, which translates to MKQRIITAIVAIALFLPILIYGNIPFLILIYAMATIGLYELLKMKKMPLMTISSLLSFLLVWVLLIPDRYSSFFDMIQYDKMDIVIIIAFLLLVITVISKNAFTFDDAAFLLLSSLYIGVAFYYFFGTRDVENGLLTILFVLITIWVTDSGAYFVGRSLGKRKLWPEISPNKTVEGFLGGVGSALVVAILFYFFSNLDYNISKLIIMALLISIFGQLGDLVQSAYKRHYGVKDSGNILPGHGGILDRFDSLIFILPILHFFIF; encoded by the coding sequence ATGAAACAAAGAATCATTACTGCGATAGTCGCAATTGCATTATTTTTACCGATATTAATTTATGGAAATATTCCGTTTCTTATTTTAATCTATGCGATGGCGACAATTGGATTATATGAACTACTTAAGATGAAGAAAATGCCGCTAATGACGATATCATCGTTACTATCGTTTTTATTAGTATGGGTTTTATTGATACCTGATCGTTACAGTAGTTTCTTTGATATGATTCAATACGATAAAATGGATATAGTTATTATCATTGCATTTTTGTTATTAGTGATTACGGTAATTTCTAAAAATGCTTTTACGTTTGATGATGCGGCTTTTCTATTGTTGTCTTCTCTATACATAGGTGTAGCTTTTTATTACTTTTTTGGGACAAGAGATGTTGAGAATGGCCTCTTAACGATACTTTTTGTATTAATTACGATTTGGGTTACTGATTCAGGTGCCTATTTTGTAGGGCGATCTTTAGGAAAACGAAAGCTTTGGCCGGAAATCAGCCCAAATAAAACAGTAGAAGGATTCCTTGGTGGAGTTGGAAGTGCATTAGTTGTTGCAATTCTGTTCTATTTTTTCTCTAATTTGGACTACAATATAAGTAAGCTGATTATAATGGCATTATTAATTTCGATTTTTGGGCAGTTGGGTGATCTTGTACAATCTGCATATAAAAGGCATTATGGTGTTAAGGATTCCGGTAATATCTTACCGGGACATGGAGGAATTTTGGACAGATTTGATAGTTTGATTTTTATTCTTCCCATATTGCACTTCTTCATTTTTTAA
- the dxr gene encoding 1-deoxy-D-xylulose-5-phosphate reductoisomerase — translation MKRINLLGATGSIGMQTIDIVRNHPEEFNLTAVSGGRNVDGIRKIIQEFQPELICVQLKEDAERLKTEYPGRKIVYGHEGLIEAATYVNGDIVVNAVMGSIGLIPTMQAMEAGKQIALANKETLVTAGHLVIEAAKRFQTPILPVDSEHSAIFQALQGEKAKNIERLIITASGGSFRDRTRDELKNVTVKDALNHPNWSMGAKITIDSATMMNKGLEVIEAHWLFNLPYEQIDVLLHQESIIHSMVEFHDSSVMAQLGTPDMRVPIQYALSYPDRLPLISSKRLNLAEAATLHFKKMDFDRYPCLQYAYNAGRIGGSMPTVLNAANEVAVELFLQGKIPFLEIEALVEKAMERHQLIKKPELETIQEVDQETRRYIESLY, via the coding sequence TTGAAAAGGATCAATTTATTAGGGGCTACAGGGTCTATCGGTATGCAAACGATAGATATTGTACGCAATCATCCAGAGGAATTTAACTTAACAGCTGTTTCAGGCGGAAGAAATGTGGACGGAATTCGGAAAATCATTCAGGAATTCCAGCCCGAACTGATTTGTGTACAGCTAAAAGAAGATGCGGAAAGACTGAAGACGGAATATCCGGGCAGGAAAATTGTATACGGACATGAAGGCTTAATAGAGGCAGCTACTTATGTAAACGGAGATATTGTAGTGAATGCCGTAATGGGAAGCATTGGTTTAATTCCTACCATGCAGGCGATGGAAGCTGGTAAACAAATTGCCCTTGCTAATAAGGAAACATTGGTGACAGCCGGACATTTAGTTATTGAGGCTGCCAAGAGGTTTCAAACGCCTATACTGCCGGTTGACAGTGAGCATTCTGCTATATTCCAGGCATTACAGGGTGAAAAGGCTAAAAATATTGAACGCTTGATTATCACAGCATCTGGAGGAAGCTTCAGAGACCGAACAAGAGATGAGTTAAAGAATGTTACAGTTAAAGATGCACTCAATCATCCAAATTGGTCTATGGGCGCAAAAATAACAATAGATTCTGCCACAATGATGAATAAGGGACTTGAAGTGATTGAAGCCCATTGGCTGTTTAATTTGCCATATGAACAGATTGATGTCCTATTGCACCAGGAAAGCATTATCCATTCTATGGTGGAATTTCACGATTCAAGTGTGATGGCGCAGCTGGGGACCCCAGATATGCGTGTGCCTATCCAATATGCTCTTTCATATCCGGATCGGTTACCGCTTATATCTTCAAAGAGACTTAATTTAGCAGAAGCGGCAACTTTACATTTTAAAAAGATGGACTTTGACCGCTATCCATGTTTACAATACGCTTATAATGCCGGAAGAATTGGCGGATCAATGCCGACTGTTTTAAATGCTGCCAATGAGGTGGCGGTCGAATTGTTCTTACAGGGCAAGATTCCATTCTTGGAAATTGAGGCACTGGTGGAAAAAGCTATGGAGCGTCATCAGCTAATCAAAAAACCTGAACTCGAGACTATTCAGGAAGTCGATCAGGAGACAAGAAGGTATATCGAGTCACTATATTAA
- the rseP gene encoding RIP metalloprotease RseP, whose amino-acid sequence METILAFILIFGGLVFFHELGHLIFAKRAGILCREFAIGFGPKIFTIKKNETVYTIRLLPLGGFVRMAGEDAETVELKPGYRIGVLFNENQEINKIIVTNKDKYPEARIIEVEQADLDHQLIIRGYEDGNDEAIQTFKVHPKAVMVEDGLELQIAPYDRQFNSKTLPQRAMAIFAGPMMNFVLAAVLFMIIGIAQGVVVDEPKLGKLTEDGPAISSGLKAGDIVHSINGEKVDSWSDIQSTIQKNANNELTFEVERDGQNKEINVTPKLVDDSAGKRGIIGVYAPTEKSFIKAIGYGFTETYLWTKQIFIVLGDLITGGFSIDALSGPVGIYVSTEEVAKSGIFYLIKWAGVLSINLGIMNLLPLPALDGGRLLFFAIEAIRGKPVDKQKEGMFHFIGFALLMLLMIVVTWNDIQRFFF is encoded by the coding sequence GTGGAAACAATATTAGCGTTTATACTTATTTTTGGAGGATTAGTGTTTTTTCATGAATTAGGCCACTTAATCTTTGCAAAAAGAGCTGGTATACTCTGTCGAGAGTTTGCCATCGGTTTTGGGCCGAAAATCTTTACAATAAAAAAGAATGAAACTGTCTATACCATTCGTTTACTTCCGCTTGGAGGCTTTGTACGGATGGCTGGTGAAGACGCAGAAACAGTTGAGTTGAAACCAGGCTACCGAATTGGGGTACTGTTTAACGAAAATCAGGAAATTAACAAAATCATTGTCACTAACAAGGATAAATATCCTGAAGCAAGAATTATTGAGGTGGAACAAGCAGATCTGGATCATCAGTTAATCATTCGTGGATATGAAGATGGAAATGATGAAGCTATCCAAACCTTTAAGGTTCATCCAAAAGCGGTAATGGTAGAAGATGGCCTTGAGCTTCAAATAGCACCATATGACCGCCAGTTTAATTCAAAAACATTACCGCAAAGAGCGATGGCAATCTTTGCCGGACCGATGATGAATTTTGTTTTAGCAGCTGTGTTATTCATGATTATTGGGATTGCCCAAGGTGTTGTGGTCGATGAGCCGAAACTTGGCAAACTGACAGAAGATGGACCTGCTATTAGCTCTGGACTTAAGGCAGGAGACATCGTACACTCCATTAATGGCGAAAAAGTTGATTCATGGAGTGATATTCAATCAACTATTCAAAAGAATGCCAATAATGAACTGACTTTTGAGGTTGAACGTGATGGCCAAAATAAGGAGATAAATGTCACACCTAAATTAGTGGATGATTCAGCCGGCAAACGGGGAATCATAGGGGTCTATGCTCCGACGGAAAAATCCTTTATCAAAGCGATCGGTTATGGATTTACGGAAACGTATTTATGGACTAAACAAATTTTCATTGTACTTGGTGATTTAATCACAGGAGGATTCTCCATAGATGCATTATCAGGTCCTGTGGGTATATATGTTTCCACAGAAGAGGTGGCAAAATCTGGTATTTTTTACTTGATAAAATGGGCAGGGGTCTTAAGTATTAACCTTGGGATTATGAATCTCTTGCCGTTGCCCGCGTTGGATGGAGGAAGGCTGTTATTCTTTGCAATTGAAGCAATTAGAGGGAAACCGGTTGATAAGCAAAAGGAAGGTATGTTCCATTTTATTGGATTTGCCTTATTGATGCTATTAATGATCGTCGTCACCTGGAATGATATACAGCGATTTTTCTTTTAA
- a CDS encoding proline--tRNA ligase: MRQSMTMIPTLREVPSDAEVKSHQLLLRAGFMRQNASGIYSYLPLGLKVIQNVEKIIREEMERAGAVELLMPTLQQAELWQESGRWYSYGPELMRMHDRHNREFAMGPTHEEVITSLLRDEVKSYKRLPLTLYQIQTKFRDEKRPRFGLLRGREFIMKDAYSFHSSQESLDEVYDRIFTAYSNIFSRCGLDFRAVIADSGAMGGKDTHEFMVLSEIGEDTIAYSDTSDFAANIEMAPVVNTAVKTGEELKELTKVSTPDQKTIEEVSRYLNATNDKCIKSLLWKVDDQFVLVLIRGDHELNDIKLKNIFNATIVEPASPEETKDLLNCSVGSIGPIGVDLNRVTIIADFAVEVLENAVCGANEEGVHYINVNPDRDFTNVKYEDLRFIQAGDASPDGKGTIQFAKGIEVGHVFKLGTRYSEAMNGTYLDENGRSQPMIMGCYGIGVSRTVAAIAEQFNDEKGLMWPANIAPYQVHLIPVNMKDENQRNLGEKLYDELMQAGYDVLMDDRNERAGVKFADSDLIGLPVRVTVGKKAAEGIVEVKVRRTGESFEVPVTDLAGRLNEIL, translated from the coding sequence ATGAGACAAAGTATGACGATGATTCCAACATTAAGAGAGGTGCCATCAGACGCTGAAGTAAAAAGTCATCAATTATTGCTTCGTGCCGGATTTATGCGCCAAAATGCAAGTGGAATATATAGTTATCTTCCACTTGGTTTAAAAGTAATCCAAAATGTTGAAAAAATTATTCGAGAAGAGATGGAGCGCGCAGGAGCGGTAGAATTACTAATGCCGACACTGCAGCAGGCAGAGCTATGGCAGGAATCCGGCAGATGGTATTCCTATGGTCCTGAGTTAATGAGAATGCATGACCGCCATAATCGTGAATTTGCAATGGGACCAACCCATGAAGAAGTCATTACAAGCTTACTTCGTGATGAGGTGAAATCATACAAACGTTTACCTCTAACTCTTTATCAAATTCAAACAAAATTCCGCGATGAAAAGCGTCCTCGTTTCGGCTTGCTTCGCGGCCGTGAATTTATTATGAAGGATGCGTATTCTTTCCATTCCAGCCAGGAAAGCCTGGATGAAGTGTATGATCGTATCTTTACAGCCTATTCCAATATTTTCAGCCGTTGTGGTCTTGATTTCAGAGCGGTTATAGCAGATTCGGGAGCTATGGGCGGAAAAGATACACATGAATTTATGGTGCTTTCTGAAATAGGTGAGGACACAATCGCTTATTCGGATACATCTGACTTTGCAGCTAATATTGAAATGGCACCTGTTGTTAACACGGCTGTAAAAACAGGTGAAGAGCTTAAAGAACTGACTAAAGTATCAACACCTGATCAAAAAACAATCGAAGAAGTATCAAGATATTTAAATGCAACTAATGATAAGTGTATTAAATCACTTCTTTGGAAAGTGGACGATCAGTTTGTGCTTGTATTGATCAGAGGAGATCATGAATTAAATGATATTAAACTAAAAAATATCTTTAATGCTACAATCGTTGAACCCGCAAGTCCGGAGGAGACAAAGGATCTACTGAATTGCAGCGTTGGTTCTATTGGACCAATTGGAGTGGACCTAAACCGCGTGACAATTATTGCTGATTTCGCTGTTGAAGTTTTGGAAAATGCGGTTTGTGGAGCTAATGAAGAAGGGGTACATTACATTAATGTAAATCCTGACCGTGATTTTACTAATGTGAAATATGAAGATCTTCGTTTTATACAGGCTGGTGATGCTTCTCCAGATGGAAAAGGAACCATTCAGTTTGCTAAAGGAATAGAAGTGGGTCATGTATTTAAGTTAGGGACACGATACAGTGAAGCAATGAACGGTACGTACTTGGATGAAAATGGTCGCAGTCAGCCGATGATTATGGGTTGCTATGGAATTGGAGTATCCAGAACCGTTGCGGCGATTGCTGAGCAATTTAATGATGAAAAAGGTTTAATGTGGCCTGCTAATATAGCTCCATATCAAGTGCATCTTATTCCGGTTAATATGAAGGATGAAAATCAACGGAATCTAGGTGAGAAATTATATGACGAGCTTATGCAAGCTGGATATGATGTATTAATGGATGACCGAAATGAACGTGCCGGTGTTAAATTTGCTGATTCTGATTTAATAGGACTACCTGTTCGAGTCACAGTTGGTAAAAAAGCTGCCGAAGGAATCGTAGAAGTTAAAGTGAGACGAACAGGCGAAAGTTTTGAAGTGCCTGTTACTGATCTTGCTGGTCGATTAAACGAAATCCTGTAA